Genomic DNA from Stigmatopora nigra isolate UIUO_SnigA chromosome 17, RoL_Snig_1.1, whole genome shotgun sequence:
ATATGTGAAGCATCCCCCTTAATGCAGATGCTTAAAATAGAAGCTCACGCGTTTTAAATCCTGACAAGGAAAACACACTGTCAAATATGAACGCAAACCAATAAGCTGGCTCACATTTGATTTGTGGAGGTAGAAAGAAACAAATGGGAGCGTCACCATGCCCGCCCCCGCGGCTACCCACTAAGAACACGTCAAAGACGCTTGAAAAGAGATGTTAAAAAGGAAAGGATTTAAGATTCACTTTCATAAATTAATTCAGGCGGCAATACTGTGTGGGAGCCTTAAAAGCAAGACATGGCAGATCTGAGTCACTAGCATCTTCCATGACTCAAGACACATGATTCAAGCAAACAGGCGTTGCCATGTCCAGAGGTTGAAACTTCAGGGCGATCAATGGCGTGCACGgtgcagtggtaccttgactcACAAGTTTTATTTGTTCTGTGAGAGGAATTCAAGTGCCATTCATCTGCAGAAAATGGCTGAAAAGTATAGGCATCCCAGTTCACATTTGGCAGGCACCTGTAGGTCAAGGTACCACTGCGGTTCCCCAGACGAGGGTGCGGCGCCCCCGCTGTCGGTACCTGTGACGGCCACTGTGGTGAGGGGTCGAGAGAGGAGCCCTGCCTTCGACACCCCCGTCAACCTGACCTCATAGCCTATGCCGGTGATGAGCCCCCATACTTCCAGATGGGTCTGGTTTCCTGGAACCTTGAATTCCCGAGGCTCCAGAAGCCAACCCGAGTCGGTCACCGCAACATTAAAGTGACTGAAAAGGCTGGGGTTGGGCGCTGATTCCTCCCGTGTATGCCGCTGCCTCACCCCCCACGAGACTCGGAAGCCAAAGGGAGTGACGTTGGAAATGGTCAGGTTTTCCACTTTGGGCAAAGGTGCTGGATGAAGGGGAGCAGTTGGTTTTAGATATGTGGGCAAAGATCTGTCTGGCTACTATTGACTAACATGTAGTTGAGAACGGGTAAAGTTACTAAGATACCTGTAACGCCATGGACTAGCGTGGAGGGAGTGCGACGGCCATGAGAAAAGCCATAAACTTCTACGTTATAGCCCGTGGCGTCCATTAGGTCGGAGAAGGTAACATTTACGGCGTCGCCTGGGAGACTGACCTCCCACGGCTCTGACTGTTGGTCGGCATCACTGACTCGCACAACCAAGCCATCAAAGTGGCCAGACGCAATACTCCAGCTCACACTGAGGTTATGCGGACCGCTAGACTGAACGGTTACAGGCCCCAACAGGGGGACATCCTCTGAACACAAAGAAAGAATTAAAACCTATTAAAAGTTATCAAAGTCGGCCAGTTTTGTACGAGATGTGTGaaacacaagaaaataaaatgatctCTTAAACTAGTAGAATTATTAAAACAGACCACTTACAAATGTATAACTATGCAACATTTGGTGAACTACCCAACCCTGGAGCTACTGCTTAATAAAGTGAATGTGAAAGACGTCGCTTCCCCTGTCTCGCCCAGAGAGGCCTACCTGTTGTAGCAACAGCAAAAAGTGGCGGTGTGTTGCGGCCGCCGGCACTGGCGTACAGCTTTATGTCATAGCGTGTACGAGCTTTAAGGCCGGCCATGACCGTGGAGCGCGCATTGCCTGGCAGGACCTGACCCATCGCCTGCGAGGGCAAAGCAGACTCTCTGACTTCTACGACAAAGTTATCAAAAACCTTGGCACCCGCCTGCCACGTCAGAGACACTCTGTCTGAGGTAACGTTAGCAACAACTAGCCGGGACAAATCGGGCTCTTCAGCTATAAAGGGGGAGAAAGAGATATATATCATTTAGAAACTAAAACAACATCCAATTGACTTTGGAGGCACAAGTTAGACTACGGCAATGTCGCCCCTGCGAAGTCGTTTTAAGCCAATAGCAGGTCACATTGACAACTGCTCTAAACAGTACGTTGATTTCATCTAGAGAGGCCCTTTTTTTTGACTAGGTAGTTCAAAGACAAGTCAAATCCTTCGCAGGGACGACAACATGAAATCTTTCACAAATCCAACTgctgatgattaaaaaaaatagaaccctGAAAATACCTGTGGTCGCAACAACACTGATGGCACTCGTTCTGGTTCCTTTGTACGTTCCGTAGAGGTAGGCTACATAGTCAGAGCTGGGTCGCAGCCCTGACACCTTGTGTGCCGTCACAAGGCTGGACAAGTTATATTCCTTTGGCTCCAAAAGCCAATCGGAATCGATAATCTCCAGGACAAAACCATCCAAACGGCCCTCGGTGTGGTTCCAGACTACAGAGAAGCTTTCGAATGTCACATTCGACACGGAAAGTTGGCCGAGTAAAGGCTGACGCGCTGAAGGGAGAGACCACCGTTAGACATTTTGGACTTGATTTACTACTAGTGACAGTGGACACTATTTTTTTCGTGCAAAATCTAAAACTGTCCTTTTTTGGGGATCATATTTGAAAGACGGTTTTGTGCTTTAGCTTTAACGGATAGTTTTTATGATTCACAAAAGAAGCagcaaccaagaaaaaaaaagcataattcaGCGGAAATAACAAATTCCATCCAAAGAAAGCATGCTCAGAATTCTAGCCGTGCACTAACTCTTATTCCAAGACTCAAGAAAGTTTATAACATCCTTAGCTTATGTTAATTTACCCCGTTTGTTGCCAAGTGGTTATGAGAACAAAAGGTAGCGAGTCAAGGCACTGCGGACATATGCCGGTACCTGTGGAGGCTTCGGCGTACAGGGGCTCCAGGAAGACCCCCTGGTAGAGGGGGTACAGGCCAACCATGTAGCTTGTGTTGGTGTCCAGGCCCCAGAGGCCGAGGCTAACTGCTCCGCCCGAAACACTAAGGTTTTGGCTCTGCGCTATATTGTCCAAGTTTGTTACCTCCACCACAAAGCCGTCGAAGTCGACGCCCGAGGGGCTCCAGGATGCTAGGAAACCGTTCCACGTCACATCCGAGAGGGTGAGGTTGGCCACTGAGGGCCTCGCTGCTTCTGCTGGGTCATACAAAACCATCGTGGAAGGTGGCTAATAGCGAGTAAAACTACAGAAAATAAGATATCGGGATACAGCAGACAAATGTTCCCAGAACTCTAAAGAGAATCGCGAAAGAGTTCAATGGTGAAGAGTGAGTGGAAATTAGCCTGAAACAAGATTTCTAGGCAATGCAGATCCAAGAAACCTGAACATCTAAGAGGAACTCAATGATCTCCATTATGCTTTCAACACATATAATGTTAACCTGCAGGAAAGTAAGTGGTGGGCTGAGGTGGTTCCCCCACCTTCAGTAGATCAACCTACCCGTGGTTGCAGCCAGAGTGACCGGCGAGCTCATCTTGTGGCCTCGCTCGGCCGTCATGGTGACGGAGTAACTCGTCGCAGGCGTCAGGTCAGTTAAGACGAATGTAGTCTCAGAGCCCGGGATCTCGCTCTCCTCCACTTGCCCGTCTCTTGAGACGTACACTAAGCGGTATCGCGATACTCTGGCTTTTGGCTTCTTCCACCGGATGCCAATTGATGTTGCTGTGGACTCTGTTTGCTCCAGACCTTGAGGAGG
This window encodes:
- the LOC144210383 gene encoding tenascin-like isoform X4; its protein translation is MVLYDPAEAARPSVANLTLSDVTWNGFLASWSPSGVDFDGFVVEVTNLDNIAQSQNLSVSGGAVSLGLWGLDTNTSYMVGLYPLYQGVFLEPLYAEASTARQPLLGQLSVSNVTFESFSVVWNHTEGRLDGFVLEIIDSDWLLEPKEYNLSSLVTAHKVSGLRPSSDYVAYLYGTYKGTRTSAISVVATTAEEPDLSRLVVANVTSDRVSLTWQAGAKVFDNFVVEVRESALPSQAMGQVLPGNARSTVMAGLKARTRYDIKLYASAGGRNTPPLFAVATTEDVPLLGPVTVQSSGPHNLSVSWSIASGHFDGLVVRVSDADQQSEPWEKFMAFLMAVALPPR
- the LOC144210383 gene encoding tenascin-like isoform X3, coding for MVLYDPAEAARPSVANLTLSDVTWNGFLASWSPSGVDFDGFVVEVTNLDNIAQSQNLSVSGGAVSLGLWGLDTNTSYMVGLYPLYQGVFLEPLYAEASTARQPLLGQLSVSNVTFESFSVVWNHTEGRLDGFVLEIIDSDWLLEPKEYNLSSLVTAHKVSGLRPSSDYVAYLYGTYKGTRTSAISVVATTAEEPDLSRLVVANVTSDRVSLTWQAGAKVFDNFVVEVRESALPSQAMGQVLPGNARSTVMAGLKARTRYDIKLYASAGGRNTPPLFAVATTEDVPLLGPVTVQSSGPHNLSVSWSIASGHFDGLVVRVSDADQQSEPWEVSLPGDAVNVTFSDLMDATGYNVEVYGFSHGRRTPSTLVHGVTAPLPKVENLTISNVTPFGFRVSWGVRQRHTREESAPNPSLFSHFNVAVTDSGWLLEPREFKVPGNQTHLEVWGLITGIGYEVPTAGAPHPRLGNRSGTLTYRCLPNVNWDAYTFQPFSADEWHLNSSHRTNKT
- the LOC144210383 gene encoding tenascin-like isoform X1, producing MVLYDPAEAARPSVANLTLSDVTWNGFLASWSPSGVDFDGFVVEVTNLDNIAQSQNLSVSGGAVSLGLWGLDTNTSYMVGLYPLYQGVFLEPLYAEASTARQPLLGQLSVSNVTFESFSVVWNHTEGRLDGFVLEIIDSDWLLEPKEYNLSSLVTAHKVSGLRPSSDYVAYLYGTYKGTRTSAISVVATTAEEPDLSRLVVANVTSDRVSLTWQAGAKVFDNFVVEVRESALPSQAMGQVLPGNARSTVMAGLKARTRYDIKLYASAGGRNTPPLFAVATTEDVPLLGPVTVQSSGPHNLSVSWSIASGHFDGLVVRVSDADQQSEPWEVSLPGDAVNVTFSDLMDATGYNVEVYGFSHGRRTPSTLVHGVTAPLPKVENLTISNVTPFGFRVSWGVRQRHTREESAPNPSLFSHFNVAVTDSGWLLEPREFKVPGNQTHLEVWGLITGIGYEVPTAGAPHPRLGNRSGTLTYRCLPNVNWDAYTFQPFSADEWHLNSSHRTNKTCESRYHCTVHAIDRPEVSTSGHGNACLLESCVLSHGRC
- the LOC144210383 gene encoding tenascin-like isoform X2 gives rise to the protein MVLYDPAEAARPSVANLTLSDVTWNGFLASWSPSGVDFDGFVVEVTNLDNIAQSQNLSVSGGAVSLGLWGLDTNTSYMVGLYPLYQGVFLEPLYAEASTARQPLLGQLSVSNVTFESFSVVWNHTEGRLDGFVLEIIDSDWLLEPKEYNLSSLVTAHKVSGLRPSSDYVAYLYGTYKGTRTSAISVVATTAEEPDLSRLVVANVTSDRVSLTWQAGAKVFDNFVVEVRESALPSQAMGQVLPGNARSTVMAGLKARTRYDIKLYASAGGRNTPPLFAVATTEDVPLLGPVTVQSSGPHNLSVSWSIASGHFDGLVVRVSDADQQSEPWEVSLPGDAVNVTFSDLMDATGYNVEVYGFSHGRRTPSTLVHGVTAPLPKVENLTISNVTPFGFRVSWGVRQRHTREESAPNPSLFSHFNVAVTDSGWLLEPREFKVPGNQTHLEVWGLITGIGYEVRLTGVSKAGLLSRPLTTVAVTGTDSGGAAPSSGEPQWYLDLQVPAKCELGCLYFSAIFCR